GCTCGATCTTGACGGCGTCGCCGCCCGCCTCGACGGCGAGGCCCGCGTCCCGGGCCTCTTCCAGAGCGTCGGCGAGACCGTCGTGCGCCGCGTCGGTCAGCTCGGTCGCACGTGCCGTGTACGTGACGTACGCGTACGCGGTCGTACCGTCACCGCTCACGGCGTTCGCCTCGAACGGACCCGCCACGCGCGCTACTTGGGGCGCGCCGGACAGATCCTTGACGAGCCGCTCGACCTGCGTCTTGCGGGCGGGGGAGGTGATCTTCTCGGCGCCGGGGGCGCGGATGACGACGCGGGCGGCGGCGCCGTCCGCGCGGGCGTCCGGGAACTTCTCCTGGAGGAGGTCGAACGCCTTCTGGGACTCCGTGCCGGGCATCGAGAAGGTGTCCGCGGGCGGGGCGGCGGCGGTGGAGGCCGCGACGCCGGCGCCGACGAGGGCGAGGAGCCACAGGAGGACGACCAGGCCCCGCCGTCGGAAGGCGAAGCGGCCGAGTCTGGAGAGGAAGGTGGCCACGGGAGGAATCCTGTCGGTGAGGTGGTCCGAGGGTCTGGTGGTGGGGAGGTCCGCCGCCGAGGGCATGCCGAGGGCATGCCGAAGGCGCCGTCGGCGGCGGACGGGGGTCGTGCGGTGGGTGTGGTTACGCGGCGGGGGTGGAGCCGTGCCGCGTGAGGGTGATGGCGGAGGCCGGGCAGACGCCGGCGGCGACGCGGACCGCGGCGTGCAGGTCCTGCGGCGGCCGGGCGTCCAGCAGGACGACCAGGCCCTCGTCATCGTCCTGGTCGAAGACCTGAGGAGCGGTCAGGGCGCACATGCCGGCGCCGAGGCAGCGGTCGCGGTCGACACGGATGTCCACGGGATCAGTTCTCGTCCCAGGTGACCGGCAGCCGGTGCACGCCGTAGATGTTCATGTCCGTCCGCAGGGGCACGTCCTCGGCCGGCACGTCGAGCCGCAGCGTGGGGAACCGCCTCAGCAGCGCCGGCAGGGCCACCGTCAGCTCGACGCGGGCCAGTTGCTGGCCCAGGCACTGGTGGATGCCGTGTCCGAAGCCCAGGTGTCCCGTGGCCTTGCGGTGCAGGTCGAGGACGTCGGGGTCGGGGAACCGGGCCGGGTCCCGGTTGGCGGCCTCCATCGAGAGGGTGACGCTCTCGCCCGCCCTGACGATCCGGCCTTCCAGCTCGACGTCCTCCAGCGCGGACTTCACGCCGGTGTGGGCGATGGTCAGGTAGCGCATGAGTTCTTCGACGGCCTGGGGGGCGAGCTCCGGGTCCGTCCGCAGGGCGTCGGCCTGCGCGGGATCGAGGAGGAGCGCGAACGTTCCGTGGGCGATCATGTTGGCGGTGGTGTCGAGCCCGGCGGCGAGCAGGAAGCCCCCGATGCCCACGAGTTCCTCGTCGGTGAGGTCGGAGTCCCGGGCCAGGTCACCGAGCAGGTCGTCGGCGGGTGCGGCGCGCTTGGCGGCGACCAGCTCGGCCATGTACTCCTGGAGTCCGGTGTAGGCGGCGTACCGGTCCTCGGGTGTCACGTCGATGGACATGATCGTGTGGGCGTGGCCCTGGAAGCGGTCGCGGTCGGCGTAGGGCACGCCGAGCAGCTCGCAGATCATCAGTGCGGGGAGGGGGCGGGCGAACGCCTCGACCAGGTCGGTGCCGGGGCCGCCTCGTTCCATCGCGTCCAGGTGCTCGGTGGTGATCTCCGCGACCCGGTCGGACAGCTGCCGCATCCGGCGGACGGTGAACTTGCCCGTCAGGATGCGCCGTAAGCGGGTGTGCTCGGGGGCGTCCATCCCGGTCATGTCGCCGACCGGGGCCGGCGGCAGCGGGCCCTCCGGACCCCCGGGGAAGGGGTAGTGCAGCAGCTCGTACCGTGAGCTGAAGCGGCTGTCCGCCATGATCGCGCGGACCGTGGAGTAGCCGGTGGCCAGCCAGCCGACGTGCCCGTCGGGGTACGTCATCCGGGCGAGCGGGCTCTGCTCGCGCAGCCCCGCCAGCGCGGCGGGCGGGTCGAAGGGGCAGCCGGGGGTGCGCCGCGTGGCGAGGGTGACGGGCTCGGTGGTCCCCGGGTTCTCCGTGGAGTCGGGACCGGTCGACGGTTCGTGCTGCATCGTGTCCTCCGTGGTGAGTGTCGTGCGGTGGCGGGGGGTCAGAGCGTGGCCGTGCGGCCGAAGGCGGATCGCGCCCAGAGGTAGCCGGCGCACGTGAGACCGACGCACCAGGCGAGGGCGAGGTATCCGCTGTTGCCGATGCCGGTTCCCATGAGCAGGCCGCGCAGGGTCTCGATGACCGGGGTGAAGGGCTGGTACTCGGCGAACCAGCGCAGCCCGGCAGGCATGGAGTCGGTCGGCACGATCGCGCTGCCGAGGAAGGGCAGGAAGGCCAGCGGCAGGGGCGCGTTGCTCGCCGATTCGGGGGTCTTGGCCACCAGGCCCATGCCGGCCGACAGCCAGGTCAGCGCCAGTGTGAGGAAGCCGAGGAGGCCGAGGGCGGCGACCCACTCGACGGCGGAGGCGTCGGGGCGGAAGCCGATGGCGAGCGCGATGCCGATCACCAGGGCGATGGCGATCATGGTCTGGATGACGCGGCCGACGACGTGCCCGGTGAGGAACGCGGCACGCGAGATCGACATCGTTCGGAACCGGTTGACGATGCCCTCGGTCATGTCGACACAGACGCCGACCGCCGTCGCCACCGCGCCGGCCGTCGCGGCCATCAGGATGATGCCGGGAGCGACGTAGTCGATGTAGGCGCCGCCGCCGGTGGGCGCGCCGGCGATGCCGCTGCCGAGCGCGCCGCCGAAGGCGTAGTTGAACAGCAGCAGCATCATCACGGGCATGATGACGGTGGACAGGGTCATCGACGGGTAGCGCAGGGCGTGCTTGAGACTGCGCCGCAGCATGGTCATCGAGTCGCGGGCGGCGTACGAGAGGGAGCTCATCGGGCCATCTCCGTAGGGTTGTCGGGGGTGCCGTGACCGGTGAGGGTGAGGAAGACGTCGTCGAGGTCCGGTGTGTGCACGGTCAGCGACTCGGCCCGGACGCCCGTGCTGCCGAGAACGTCGAGTACGGCCTGCAGGGCGGGGATGCCGCCGTCGCCGGGGATGCGCAGCGTGAGCTCTTCGAGGTCGCGTGCCGCCGTACCGAAGTGGAGTGCCCCGGCGTCGAGTTCGCCGCGTGTGGCGAAGCGGAGGCGGATGTGGCCGCCGGGGATGAGGCGCTTGAGCTCGTCGGAGGTGCCCTCGGCGACGAGCCGGCCCTGGTCGAGGACGGCGATGCGGTCGGCGAGCTGGTCGGCCTCCTCCAGGTACTGCGTGGTGAGGAAGATCGTCACGCCCTGGTCGGCGACCAGCTCGCGGATGATCTCCCACATGGTGCGGCGGCTGCGGGGGTCGAGCCCGGTGGTCGGTTCGTCGAGGAAGATGATCTCGGGGTCGCCGACCAGGGTCATCGCGAGGTCGAGTTTGCGGCGCATGCCGCCGGAGAGGGTGCTCACGGGCTTGCGGGCGGCCTCGGTCAGGTCGAACCGCCGCAGGAGCTCGGCGGCGCGCCGCCTGCCCTCGGCGCGGGGCAGGTGCCGGAGGTCGGCCATGAGGAGCAGGTTCTCCTCGGCGGTGAGGAGGTTGTCGACGGCGGCGAACTGGCCGGTCACCCCGATGGCGTCCCGGACGCCCTCGGGCCGCTCGGCGAGGTCGTGACCGGCGACCTGCGCCCGGCCGCCGTCGGGGGCGATGAGCGTGGAGAGGATCTGGACGGTCGTGGTCTTGCCGGCTCCGTTGGGGCCGAGGAGGGCGAAGATCGTGCCCTCGGGGATGGTCAGGTCGATGCCGTCGAGGACGACCTTGTCGCCGTAGGACTTGCGCAGCCCGAGGGCGGAGATCGCCGGGGCGGCGGTGGTGAGGGACGTCGCGGGCATGGGATCCGCCTCCAAGCCATGTGATGTGACATGACACGTGTGAAATTGCACGTGTGAAATGGTGTACCTGTCTGCGGGTCGCCGCCGCGAGGGTGGCGACAGCGGCCCGGGGAGGTCAGGCGCGACGGATCACGATGTCGCCGACTCCGGTGCGGGCGTGGATCTCGACGGTCTCCTCGGACGTTTCGGGACCCTGGGCGGCGCCGAGCGCGTTGCGCACGGTCCCGACCCGGGTGTTGACGTCCAGCCACGCCGCGGTGGACTCCCGTACGCCGATCTCCACGTCGTGCGCGGCGGCCTGGAGGCGGATCACGCCCCGGACCACCTCGTCGATGCGGATGGCGCCGTTGGCGGACCTGGCGTCCACGGAGTCGTGGGCGAGGCCGACCGAGATGCGGCCGTTGGAGGAGTTGGCCTTGAGGTCGCCGGTGATCTCGCCGACCGTGATCTCGCCGTTGCCGTTCTTGATGACGGCCGTGCCGGTGACCTCGCCGAGCTCGATCCGGCCCTGCCCGTGGATCTCGGCGTTGCCGGTCGCGCGGTGGACGCGGATGTCGCCGTGGCCGGTCCGCAGGTGGGTGACGCCCGCCTCGTCGAGCCGGATGTCGCCGAGCGAGACCTTCACCCGGCACTCGCCGAGCGTCCCCTCGCTGGTGAAGTCGCCCATGGCGGTGGTGCCGTTGAGGCGCGAGCCCGCCGGGAGTCCGACGGTGATGTCGATCGACCCGTGCTTGCCGAACGGCGAGCGCTTTCGCGGCCCCTTCACGGTCAGGGTGCCGTTGGCGTACGTGACCTTGGTCTGCTGGGCGACGCGTACGTCGACGTCCTCGGCTCCGTTGCTCGGCAGCACCTCGACGACCGTGTCCGTACGCTCGCTCGCCGTGAGGCGCACGTTGCCGACCTCGAAGTCCAGGATCGCGGTGATGGGCTCGGGCGTTTCGAAAGAAGGCATGGCTGTCCCGTCCTCTTGGCTCTCGTGTGTGTTTGCGCAGGTGGTGCGGGTGATGAGGGGGTGGATCGGTTAGCGGACCCAGCCCCGGTAGCTCTGGCCCACCGGGCTCGGCGGCGGGGCGGGCTGGGCCGAGCCGCCCGGTTCCAGGGCGATGGCGACCGCCCGTACGAGCCAGGCGTTGACCGACAGGCTCTCCTGGCCGGCGGCGTCCTCCACGCGGGACTTGAGGTGGGCCGGGAGCCGGAAGTTGATGCGCGCGGTGCCCCCTTCGTCGCCGTCCCCGACCGGTGGTGCCACCGGCGCTGTGCGTGGCGCCATCGGTGCCGCCATGGTGGCGGGGCCGTCGTTCGGCGCCTCGGTGGAGAGCGGTGACGTCACCACGAACTCGGGGTCCGTCCCCCGCAGTCGCACGTCCACCGAGCCCGGTGCCAGCTCGCGGGTGATCTCCTCGGAGGCGGCGGACAGGGCGTTGAGGAGGGTCAGGCGAGCGGCCGATTCCAGGGGGGCGGTCAGCCGCTCGGCCAGGGCCCGTGCTTCGTCACCGCCGGCGTTGGCGGCGACCGCGAGCTCGCTGCGGAGGTGGTCGACGTAGGGGGTCAGGTCCATGAGGAGATAGTGGCACCACTTTGGCGCCATTGCAAGTCTCTGTGGCGCCAAGTGGCACCGCCGGGCGCCATACGGTGCCATGCAGCGCCATGAGGCGCCTCTGTGGCGCCATGCCACGTGCTACTCGGCGTCCTGCCGCCGCACCATCTCCGTGATCCAGGCCGGTGCGAACGGCGACGTGCAGCCCGGGGGAGTCGGGTAGTCCTTCAGTACCTGCAACCGCTCGCCGATGCCGATCGCGCGGGTGCGGAGCTCGGGGTGCTCGATCCCGATCTGGGCCAGGCAGTGGTTCATCGCCCACTGCAGCCGGTCCGGGGCGTCCTTCATCTCCGCCTCGATGACGTCGAGCAGGCCCGCGAGGTCGAGACCCTCGGGCCTCTTCGCCACGCGTTCGGTGGTCAGCGCCCAGCCGGCGCTCGCGACCACGGGATCCGGATCGGCGGTCCAGGCCAGGCGCAGCTCTTCTGCGTGCGGGTTCTTCTTCACGGCATAGTTCACGAGCCAGTCGTGCACCTTGGGCGTGCGCGCCCCGCGCAGCATGGCGTCCAGCTCGTCCCGCCGGAACGCCTTCGGGCGGCAGATCAGGAGCGCGAGCAGTTTCGCCGCCGTGTCGTCCGTCTCCCACAGCCGGTACGCGAGGTCCTGCTGGGTCTTCAGCCGCTTCGCGACCGCGCGCAGCTTGCCGAGGTTCACACCGTGATCGTCACCGTGCCTCTCGTTCACCGCGCGTGCCTTCGGGTCCTCGAGTCCGGCCAGCTCGGCCATCACCTCGGCCACCGTCTGCTCGGTCACCGCCGCCTGGGCCGCCTTCGTCTCGCTCACCTCGGACCTCCCGTCCCGCTCGACCGGATGCCGGCCTATGGCGCGGACCGGCCTCCTCGTCCGTCACGACGTCTGCTTGGCGCGGGCGTAGTGGCGGCGGGCGCGGTCGCGGTTGCCGCAGTCGCCCGAGCTGCACCACCGTCGGGTGCCGCTGCGGCTGCGGTCGAGGAAGAACCATCCGCAGCCGGGCCCTCCGCAGCGCCGGATCCGGTCGAGGCCGGGGCCGGCAAGGAGTGCTTCGGCGTGCAGCGCGAGGGTGTGGCCCAGATCGGCGAGCCGGTCCGTGCCGGGCTGCCAGCGCAGCGGGAAAGCCGGCGGCAGCTCCGCGCTCTCGTGGGCCAGCAGGATCGCCCGCCGGAGCCCGTTCCACTGGTCCGGCGGCGGGGGATCGCCGTCCGTGAGCGCGTCCAGGACGGGCCAGAGCAGGGCGCGGAGGTGGTGCAGCGCGGCCAGCTGGCGCTGTGTCTCCTCGGCCTCGGCCGCAGCCAGGGTCTCCTGGAGATCGGCGGACTGCCGTGACGTGAGCAGTCCGGCGGTGACCGCCCACCTCGCCCACGCCGTGGCGCCCTTGACCCGCTCGGCGCGGCGCGCGGGGTCCGTCCGCCAGGCGACGGTGTTGACGAAGTCGAGCACCGGGTGTCCGCCCACGAGCGACACACCCGTGGACGCGCCCGTGGCCATGCCTGCCGCCGGGACGTCGGATCCGTTCTTTTCCACTACCACCCCGCCAGTCTATCCATCTAACAGGCATAAGGCATTAAGCCTGTTAGGTTGTGGCCATGGAAAGTTCCCTGCCGGCGACGCGAGGCGTCGCCACACCCCGTGAGCGCTTCCGCTCCGGTCTCCACGTCGGATCAGGACTGGCAGCGGCCTCGTTCCTGCTCGCCACCAGCTTCGGCGCGCTGACACAGGCGCAGGGCTGGGGCACCCTCGCGCCGATCCTGTGCTCCGTGGTCGTCTTCTCCGGCTCGGCCCAGTTCGCCCTGGCGGCTGCCCTGGGCTCTGGTGGTGGCATAGCCTCCGCCGTCACCGCCGCGGCGCTGATCAACAGCCGGTTCCTTCCGATGGGCATGGCCGTCGCGGGTGACCTGCGCGGCGGCAGACTGCGCCGCGCCCTGGAAGGCCAGGCGGTGGTCGACGGCTCGTGGGCGGCGGCCCACCTCGGCGGCGGACGGTTCGACCGGTACGTGCTCTTCGGAGCGACCGTGGTCCAGTGGCCGGCCTGGGTCGCCGGAACCGCGCTGGGCGTCGTCATCGCCCCCGACCCGCGACTCCTGCACACGCTCGGGCTCGACGTCCTCACCCCCGCCCTGTTCGTGACGTTCCTCATCGACGAGCTCCGCAAAGAGCGGGCCAACCGGCTGCCCGCCCTGCTCGGCGCGGCCATCGCGGCGGGACTGGTCCTCTTCCTCCCCACCGGACCGGCCCTGGTCGGTGCGGCAGCCGCCGCCCTGATCGCCCTCGTCAGACCTGTCGCGCAGCCGGTCACCCGACCCGCTCCCGCCGGTACGCCCGCCAACTCCGCGACCGAGGTGGCCGGATGACTCTCTGGATCGCCATCGGTGCCGTCGCCCTGGTCAGCTTCGCCTTCAAAGCCATCGGGCCGGCCGTCCTGGGCGGCGGCCGTGAACTGCCCGTACGCGCACGGTCCGTGATCGCCCTCGTGGCCCCGGCGCTGCTCGCCGGCTTCATCGTGACGGCCGTCGCCGGCCCGGCCTGGAGCGGCCTCGACCCCACCCTGCTCGCCGGCCTCGCGACCGTGGTCGTCCTGCGCCACTACCGGGCGCCGATGCCGGTGGCGCTCCTGGGCGCGGTGGCCGTCACCGCACTCCTCCGGCTCTGGACCGCGTGACACGGCCGCGCACCGGCCGTACGCGGGACGCCGGCCCGGCGGGGATGTCCCGTCGGGCCGGCGTCGAGCGGGGTGACGTCAGCAGGCGTCGACCCAGTCGTGCGACGAGACGTTGTCGTTGACGAGCTGGCCCTGGCCCGCACCGGCACTGAAGAACCTCAGACCGGAGGCGCCGAGGTCGGGGAGGGAGTGGGACTGGTGGAGGCAGACCCAGGAGCCGGTCCAGTTCAGGCCGTAGAAGAGCCGCACGTCCTCGGCGCGTCCCGGGAATCCGTTGTTCCAGACGTCCGAGACCTTGTTGCGGCAACCGGCCCAGTTGGCGTTGTCCGCGTTCCACTTGCAGTGGGATCCGCCCGCGTGGGGGTGCTCCCAGGCGTAGAGGTAGTCGTCCGAGGCCGGAAGCGAGGCCGGAAGCCCTGCCGGGGCGACGGCCGCGGGGGCCGTCACGGACGGGGGTGCGGCGGCCTCGGGGACGGCGACCCCGGCGTCGGCCACCGGGGTGGTCAGCAGAGTGAGGGCTCCGACGGTGAGCGCGGTCGCGAGGGCACGCTTGATGCGCATGGTGTGTCTCCTTCTGAGGGGTGGTGGCCGTACCGCCGTTCGCGGCGCGGCCGTCGGGGCCGCCGTGCGCCAGGTGGCACGCGGCGGAGTCATGGGGGTGGGGTGGTCAGTCCCGGGGGCCGTCGCCGAGGATCCGTCGGGCCCGGGGCAGCGCGGCCGACCTGAGCCGCTCCCGCGCCTCGACGTCCGCGCGGTACTCGCGGTCCAGGACCCGGCCGTGGTGCGCGTCGAGGTCCCGGGCCGTGCGGGCAAGCCCCGATTCCCCGGCGCACCGGACCTCCGCCAGGGCCAGCGCCACCTCGGGGTCCTTGCCCAGGGGCTGTACGGGGGAGAGGGCGGCGGCCCGGGCGTCGGCCGGCGTCGCGAACGCGTGCCCGGCGCGCCGCATGCAGTCCCGCCACACGGCGAGCCGCTCCCGGTAGCCCGTGTCGGCCGTGACACGGCTCCGGCGGATCCGGACCAGCGCGTCGACGCGGGTCGAGGCACGGAACCAGGCGCCGAGGTCTCCGAACAGCCCGCGCTGGGCCTCCGCGACGCAGCCGTGATCGCTGCGCTGTACGGTTCCGCCGCCGGGGAGGGCGACGGTCAGCCCGTCGGGCGAGGTGCCGTTGGCCGCGGCCAGCGCCTCGGCCTTCCGATCCGCCGGGAGTGCGGCGAAGTAGGCGCGGTTCGGGTCGCTCGCGGTGCGGGCCGTCCGCTGCCGGCGCAGCTCGGAGCCGTAGCCGTGCCGCCGGGCCCGGTCCGCGTCGTCGAGGACGTACACGAAGGCAGTGGCCTCGGTGTCCTCGTCGAGCGGGAAGACGCGGTACGTGAATCCGTGCCGGCCCATGCAGTCGCGCAGCAGCCGTTGCTCGGCGTCGTGGAGGAGCCGGTCGTCCTCGGTGACGGCCCCCGGGGAGCCGGCTCGCACGGGAGGTGGCCGTTCGCCGGAGGCCGGTTCACCGAGGCCGGCGAGCAGGGTCGAGGCGAGGGCGATCGTGACGCCCGTGACCGCCGCGGTCATGGCGAGGGGGGAGTGGTGGGCATGGCTGCGCCGGGGCATGGGGGATCTCCTGCGGTGGTCGTGGACGAGCGGGGCGACGAGACCTGGGACCTGGGACCGACCCGGGGAGGTCTCCGGTGAGGGCCAGGAGGTGGCGTCGGAAGGCGTCGGTGTGGGTGCGGCCGAGTGAGGCGGCCACGGGGCTCCGCCGCACGGCGCGGGGTGCGCACCGGAGCGGGCCGTCCGGTCGGGGCGCCG
The sequence above is a segment of the Streptomyces sp. NBC_01255 genome. Coding sequences within it:
- a CDS encoding ferredoxin is translated as MDIRVDRDRCLGAGMCALTAPQVFDQDDDEGLVVLLDARPPQDLHAAVRVAAGVCPASAITLTRHGSTPAA
- a CDS encoding cytochrome P450; amino-acid sequence: MQHEPSTGPDSTENPGTTEPVTLATRRTPGCPFDPPAALAGLREQSPLARMTYPDGHVGWLATGYSTVRAIMADSRFSSRYELLHYPFPGGPEGPLPPAPVGDMTGMDAPEHTRLRRILTGKFTVRRMRQLSDRVAEITTEHLDAMERGGPGTDLVEAFARPLPALMICELLGVPYADRDRFQGHAHTIMSIDVTPEDRYAAYTGLQEYMAELVAAKRAAPADDLLGDLARDSDLTDEELVGIGGFLLAAGLDTTANMIAHGTFALLLDPAQADALRTDPELAPQAVEELMRYLTIAHTGVKSALEDVELEGRIVRAGESVTLSMEAANRDPARFPDPDVLDLHRKATGHLGFGHGIHQCLGQQLARVELTVALPALLRRFPTLRLDVPAEDVPLRTDMNIYGVHRLPVTWDEN
- a CDS encoding ABC transporter permease, coding for MSSLSYAARDSMTMLRRSLKHALRYPSMTLSTVIMPVMMLLLFNYAFGGALGSGIAGAPTGGGAYIDYVAPGIILMAATAGAVATAVGVCVDMTEGIVNRFRTMSISRAAFLTGHVVGRVIQTMIAIALVIGIALAIGFRPDASAVEWVAALGLLGFLTLALTWLSAGMGLVAKTPESASNAPLPLAFLPFLGSAIVPTDSMPAGLRWFAEYQPFTPVIETLRGLLMGTGIGNSGYLALAWCVGLTCAGYLWARSAFGRTATL
- a CDS encoding ATP-binding cassette domain-containing protein, producing MPATSLTTAAPAISALGLRKSYGDKVVLDGIDLTIPEGTIFALLGPNGAGKTTTVQILSTLIAPDGGRAQVAGHDLAERPEGVRDAIGVTGQFAAVDNLLTAEENLLLMADLRHLPRAEGRRRAAELLRRFDLTEAARKPVSTLSGGMRRKLDLAMTLVGDPEIIFLDEPTTGLDPRSRRTMWEIIRELVADQGVTIFLTTQYLEEADQLADRIAVLDQGRLVAEGTSDELKRLIPGGHIRLRFATRGELDAGALHFGTAARDLEELTLRIPGDGGIPALQAVLDVLGSTGVRAESLTVHTPDLDDVFLTLTGHGTPDNPTEMAR
- a CDS encoding DUF4097 family beta strand repeat-containing protein — its product is MPSFETPEPITAILDFEVGNVRLTASERTDTVVEVLPSNGAEDVDVRVAQQTKVTYANGTLTVKGPRKRSPFGKHGSIDITVGLPAGSRLNGTTAMGDFTSEGTLGECRVKVSLGDIRLDEAGVTHLRTGHGDIRVHRATGNAEIHGQGRIELGEVTGTAVIKNGNGEITVGEITGDLKANSSNGRISVGLAHDSVDARSANGAIRIDEVVRGVIRLQAAAHDVEIGVRESTAAWLDVNTRVGTVRNALGAAQGPETSEETVEIHARTGVGDIVIRRA
- a CDS encoding DNA alkylation repair protein, whose translation is MAELAGLEDPKARAVNERHGDDHGVNLGKLRAVAKRLKTQQDLAYRLWETDDTAAKLLALLICRPKAFRRDELDAMLRGARTPKVHDWLVNYAVKKNPHAEELRLAWTADPDPVVASAGWALTTERVAKRPEGLDLAGLLDVIEAEMKDAPDRLQWAMNHCLAQIGIEHPELRTRAIGIGERLQVLKDYPTPPGCTSPFAPAWITEMVRRQDAE
- a CDS encoding CGNR zinc finger domain-containing protein, with amino-acid sequence MVVEKNGSDVPAAGMATGASTGVSLVGGHPVLDFVNTVAWRTDPARRAERVKGATAWARWAVTAGLLTSRQSADLQETLAAAEAEETQRQLAALHHLRALLWPVLDALTDGDPPPPDQWNGLRRAILLAHESAELPPAFPLRWQPGTDRLADLGHTLALHAEALLAGPGLDRIRRCGGPGCGWFFLDRSRSGTRRWCSSGDCGNRDRARRHYARAKQTS
- a CDS encoding AzlC family ABC transporter permease, which codes for MESSLPATRGVATPRERFRSGLHVGSGLAAASFLLATSFGALTQAQGWGTLAPILCSVVVFSGSAQFALAAALGSGGGIASAVTAAALINSRFLPMGMAVAGDLRGGRLRRALEGQAVVDGSWAAAHLGGGRFDRYVLFGATVVQWPAWVAGTALGVVIAPDPRLLHTLGLDVLTPALFVTFLIDELRKERANRLPALLGAAIAAGLVLFLPTGPALVGAAAAALIALVRPVAQPVTRPAPAGTPANSATEVAG
- a CDS encoding AzlD domain-containing protein; its protein translation is MTLWIAIGAVALVSFAFKAIGPAVLGGGRELPVRARSVIALVAPALLAGFIVTAVAGPAWSGLDPTLLAGLATVVVLRHYRAPMPVALLGAVAVTALLRLWTA
- a CDS encoding peptidase inhibitor family I36 protein; its protein translation is MRIKRALATALTVGALTLLTTPVADAGVAVPEAAAPPSVTAPAAVAPAGLPASLPASDDYLYAWEHPHAGGSHCKWNADNANWAGCRNKVSDVWNNGFPGRAEDVRLFYGLNWTGSWVCLHQSHSLPDLGASGLRFFSAGAGQGQLVNDNVSSHDWVDAC